The Armatimonadota bacterium genomic sequence AGAAGGTGCCGCCTCTCCGACATTTGATCGAAAAGGAAGCCCCGAAACATCTCCATTTGCTCCTTCTTTTTGTGGCCTTTGTGCAAGATCTCAAGGTAGTCGCACATTGAAGCGACAAACACCTTGATTGGCAGCCCGTCACGCTGGGCGCGCTTGTCAAGCCTCGGCAGTATCTTCCAGTGGTCGTTGCCAAAGAACCGGCGCCCTGCTTTTGCACCCCAGATTTTCTCAAGGGGGTACTTGCAGGCGGCTGTCGCGTCGGCGTAGCAGAAGTCGCAGGCGGGACTGACCCTCGTGCAGCCCCACCAAGGGTTGAAAGTGTGGCCTTTGCGGACGAGCGTGCCGCTTTCGTCTGAGGAGAGATAGTCCCAAGTCCACTGAATGTTGGTGCCGTCCTCGTACATAGTGACGACGGGTCGCTTCAGCCAAGACTTGGGGACTTGAGTTTTCGCTTTGAGTTTCATGGTAGTAAGTGGCCCGGCTTTTCACCGCGCCTTCGTTGCCTTACGGTCAGACCTTCCTGAAGCGGACATTTCCTCCGTCGCCAGGGATGGTCACGGTGACGGCCAGCTTTCGAGCTGCCGCCTTCACGTCTACAAACGTAGTAGGGTTGCCCTCGTCCTTGAGGTCTTCGATCACCGCTCTTACGGCCCTCACGTCTCGGTGCTCGGCAATCGGTAGCAGGGTATGGAGGTCATACTCGCTC encodes the following:
- a CDS encoding DUF5131 family protein, which gives rise to MYEDGTNIQWTWDYLSSDESGTLVRKGHTFNPWWGCTRVSPACDFCYADATAACKYPLEKIWGAKAGRRFFGNDHWKILPRLDKRAQRDGLPIKVFVASMCDYLEILHKGHKKKEQMEMFRGFLFDQMSERRHLL